The region CGGCTTCCTCTTTGGAGGCCTCAACCATGCCCTGTACCTGCGCGATGTCGATGCGGTTGAACAGCGCCTTGAACGTGCCAACCTGATGGCTTGTCAGCGGCTGCGCCAGGTTATCCCAGCGCAGTTCGGTTTGCAGAAAGGCTTCGGTGCGTTCAGTCAGCGACGGCAGTACCGGTTTCAGGTAGGTCATCAGCACGCGGAACAGGTTGATGCCCATCGAGCAAATCGCCTGCAGGTCGGCGTCGCGGCCTTCCTGTTTGGCGACGACCCACGGCGCCTGTTCGTCCACATAGCGGTTGGCGATATCCGCCAGCGCCATGATTTCGCGGATAGCCTTGCCGGACTCACGGCTGCTGTAGGCATCGGCGATAGTCTGCGCCGCATCGATAAACGTCTGATACAGCGCTGGATCCGCCAGTTGGCCCGCCAGTTGGCCGTCAAAACGCTTGTTGATGAAGCCGGCGTTGCGTGAAGCCAGGTTGACCACCTTGTTGACGATGTCGGCGTTCACGCGCTGCACGAAGTCTTCCAGATTGAGGTCAATGTCATCAATGCGCGACGAGAGCTTGGCGGCGTAGTAGTAACGCAGGCAGTCGGCGTCCAGATGTTTCAGATAGGTGTCGGCCTTGATGAAGGTGCCGCGCGATTTGGACATCTTGGCGCCGTTAACGGTCACATAGCCGTGCACGAACAGGTTGGTCGGCTTGCGGAAACCGCTGCCTTCCAGCATCGCCGGCCAGAACAGGCTATGGAAGTAGACGATATCCTTGCCGATGAAGTGGTACAGTTCGGTGCTGGAGTCTTTACGCCAGAATTCATCGAAATTGATGTCGCTGCGTTTGTCGCACAGATTTTTGAACGACCCCATGTAGCCGATCGGCGCATCCAGCCAGACGTAGAAATATTTGCCCGGCGCGTCCGGCACTTCGAAGCCGAAATAGGGCGCGTCACGGGTGATATCCCACTGTTGCAGCCCGGCGTCGAACCACTCCTGCATCTTGTTGGCGACCTGCTCCTGCAACGCGCCGGAACGGGTCCAGCTTTGCAGCATGTCGCTGAACGCCGGCAGGTCGAAGAAGAAGTGCTCGGATTCGCGCATTACCGGGGTAGCGCCGGACACCGCGGATTTCGGCTCGATCAGTTCGGTCGGGCTGTAGGTGGCGCCGCATACTTCACAGTTGTCGCCATACTGGTCCGGCGCCTTGCATTTCGGGCAGGTGCCTTTCACAAAGCGATCCGGCAGGAACATGCTTTTTTCCGGGTCGAACAGCTGAGAAATGGTGCGGTTCTTGATAAAACCGTTTTCCTTCAGCCGACGGTAAATCAACCCGGACAACTCGCGGTTCTCCTCGCTGTGCGTGGAGTGGTAGTTGTCGTAGCTGATATTGAACCCGGCGAAATCCTGCTGGTGTTCCTGACTCACCGTCGCAATCATTTGCTCCGGCGCCACGCCCATCTGCTGTGCTTTGAGCATGATCGGCGTGCCGTGGGCGTCGTCCGCGCAAATAAAGTGGACCTGATTGCCGCGCATTCGCTGGTAACGGACCCAGATATCCGCCTGAATGTGTTCGAGCATGTGGCCAAGGTGGATCGGACCGTTAGCATAAGGCAGCGCGCACGTTACCAAAATTTTGTTTGCGACTTGAGTCATAGTGGGGAACTTGCTTGTTGGTTGGTGAATGAATTAAGAAGGAGTCCTGATGTTACCCCATCGCGCCTTGATGCGTAAACCTTGGGGCGAGGCGGGCTCCAACAAAACCCGCTCTTCCGGCGTTAATCGCGGGAAGGCAAGGTTTGAGTGGCGTCGGGTGAGAGGCGGTTCCCCCATTCGGGGCGCCGTTTTTTCAGCGCCGGGACATTGGCGATACACCCACGCGCGGGCGTTCTGCTATGCTAGGGCCGCTTTTATAACAACTTTAATTTCAACTCAAGGAGCCGGGATGAACGATAAACTCCCTGCGCAAAACCCCGAGATGTTGCGCGCCATGGTGAACGGCGTGCTGTCCTCCTTTACGCACCCGACGCTGAAAAATAACCTGACCACGCTTAATGCGCTGCACCATTGCGCGCTGCTGGACGATGTACTGCATATTGAACTGACCATGCCGTTTGTCTGGCTGAGCGGTCTGACGGATCTGAAAGACAGCGTCAGCGAAGAATTGCTGCGCCTGTGCGGTGCCCGTGAAGTGGAATGGCGGTTGACCCATAACATCGCCACGCTGCGCCGCGTCAACAATCAGGCGGGCGTCAACGGTGTGAAGAACATTATCGCCGTCAGTTCCGGCAAGGGCGGCGTCGGGAAGTCCAGCACTGCGGTGAATATGGCGCTGGCGCTGGCGGCCGAAGGGGCCAGCGTCGGTATTCTGGACGCCGATATCTATGGGCCGTCTATCCCCACCATGCTGGGCGCGGCCAGCGAGCGACCGACCTCGCCGGACGGGCAGCACATGGCGCCGATCATGGCGCACGGTCTTGCCACCAACTCTATCGGCTATCTGGTTACCGACGATAACGCCATGGTGTGGCGCGGGCCGATGGCCAGCAAGGCGCTGCTGCAACTGTTGCAGGACACGCTGTGGCCGGATCTGGATTATCTGGTGCTGGACATGCCGCCGGGCACCGGCGACATCCAGCTCACGCTGGCGCAGAACGTGCCGGTCACCGGCGCGGTGGTGGTGACCACCCCGCAGGATATCGCGCTGGTGGATGCGATGAAGGGCATCGTGATGTTCGAGAAGGTGAAGGTGCCGGTGCTGGGCATCGTGGAGAACATGAGCGTGCATATCTGCAGCAACTGCGGTCATCTGGAGCCGATTTTCGGCACCGGCGGCGCGCAGAAACTGGCGGAAAAATACCACTGTGCCTTGCTGGGCCAGTTGCCGCTGCACATTTCGCTACGCGAAGACCTGGATCGTGGCGAACCGACCGTGGTCAGCCAGCCGGACAGTGAGTTCACCCAGTTGTACCGCGAACTGGCGGGGCAGGTGGCGGCCCAACTGTACTGGCAGGGAGAGGTGATCCCGACGGAGATCGCGTTCCGCGCGGTGTGATCTCGCCTGGCGGATACCGTGATTCAGTGCGGTATCCGTTGTCTTTGGCATCTGACGGCATGTGGCGGTCAGATGCGGTGTGTACTCATAGCATAAGCCCGCGTAATGCTGGCGCGAATCGTGCTAACTCCCTATAATTGCCGCGTCCAGACACCTCAGGCTGTGTCCCGCAATGAATTATGCATGCTGCTGATGGCTATCCTTCGGCGCAACCCGGCGCAAGCCGCGTCCGAACAGTCTGGTATGTCCCCCTCCTTATTTTTTTTGTTAATCAGGTCTTTATTGCCATGACTGATAAGTCTCGCCACTGTGTCATCATCGGGATTGCCGGCGCGTCCGCATCCGGAAAAAGTCTTATTGCCAGCACCCTGTACCGCGAATTGCGCGATCAGGTGGGTGATGAACACATTGGCGTCATCCCGGAAGACAGCTACTACAAGGATCAATCCCACCTGACCATGGAAGAACGGGTCAAAACCAACTACGACCACCCCAGCGCCATGGATCACAGCCTGCTGCTGCAACACCTGCAGATGCTCAAGGCCGGCCAGCCGATTGAATTGCCGCAGTACAGCTATGTGCAGCACACCCGCTTGCAGGAAACGGTGCATCTGGCGCCGAAGAAGGTGATTATCCTGGAAGGCATTCTGCTGTTGACCGACGCCCGGCTGCGAGAGGAAATGAATTTCTCCATTTTTGTCGATACCCCGCTGGATATCTGCCTGATGCGTCGTATGCGCCGCGATGTAAACGAACGCGGCCGCTCGATGGACTCCGTGATGGAACAATATAAGAAAACGGTGCGTCCGATGTTCCTGCAGTTCATCGAACCGTCCAAGCAATATGCGGACATCATCGTGCCGCGCGGCGGCAAGAACCGCATCGCCATTGATATTCTTAAGGCGAAAATCAGCCAGTTCTTTGAGTAGGCTGTACGTTGAGAAAACCCTGAAGCAGGTGGAACCGGCATGGCATTTCCGGCGCTGCTGTGGCAGTTTGATCACCTGCGAGAGTCTGACTGGAGAAGATGATGAGACTGTGCGACCGTGATATTGAAACCTGGCTGGACGACGGCCGGTTGTCGATTACGCCGCGCCCCCCGATCGAGCGGATTAACGGCGCCACGGTGGACGTGCGGCTGGGTAATCAGTTTCGGGTGTTTAGCGGTCATACCGCGCCGTTCATTGATCTGAGCGGGCCGAAGGACGAGGTTAGCGCCGCGCTGGATCGGGTGATGAGCGATGAAATCAATCTGGCGGAAGGCGACGCGTTTTTCCTGCATCCGGGAGAACTGGCGCTGGCGGTGACGCTGGAGTCGGTGACGCTGCCGGATAATCTGGTCGGCTGGCTGGACGGCCGCTCTTCGCTGGCGCGTTTAGGGCTGATGGTGCATGTGACCGCCCACCGCATCGATCCGGGATGGCAGGGGGGCATCGTGCTGGAGTTCTACAACTCGGGCAAACTGCCGCTGGCGCTGCGTCCTGGTATGATCATCGGCGCGCTGAGTTTCGAACCGCTTTCCGGTCCCGCCGCGCGTCCGTATAACCGACGTGAAGACGCGAAATACAAGGACCAGCAGGGCGCGGTGGCAAGTCGGATTGACAAAGACTAGCTGGGCCGGGTACGACAGCGAATGAGGATGGCATGAGAAGACTGTTTACCGCGCTGGTGATTCTGCTGGTGGTGCTGGCGGCAGGCATGACGGCGCTGGTGGTGTTGATTAACCCGAACGATTTCCGGGCCTATATGGTACGGCAGGTCGAGGCGCGCACTGGTTACCGGCTGAATCTGGATGGCGACTTGCGCTGGCATGTCTGGCCGCAACTGAGCATTTTGTCCGGCAACCTGTCGGTGAGCGCGCCGGGCGCGGCCGCACCACTGATCAGCGCTGAGAATATGCGGCTGGACGTGAAACTCTGGCCGTTGTTGTCGCATCAGTTGGAAGTGAAACAGGTGATGCTCAAAGGCGCGGTGATTCGCCTGACGTCCGACAGCGACGCGCGGGCGGCCGGTCCGGTGCCGATTGCGCCGGGCGGGACATCGTCGCCTGAGCCGGAGACCCCGTGGCGTTTTGATATCAACCGGGTTGACGTGGCCGACAGCCTGCTGGTGTTCCAGCGCGGAAACGCGCCGGTTCTGAATGTTCGCGACATCAACCTGACGATGGAAAGCGACAGTGCCCGGCAGGTGCGGGTGTCGCTCTCCAGCCGTTTCAACCGCGACCAACGTGACTTGTCGTTCTCGCTTAACGCCATGCTGAACATGCAGAACTACCCGCAGCAGATCGGCGCCGATGTCGGAAGCGTCAGTTACCAGTTGCAGGGCGCGGGGCTGCCGACAGAGGGCATCAGCGGTAAAGGGACGCTTCGAGGCAGTTATCAGCGTCAGCCGGAGAAACTGACCATCAGCCAGTTTGCCCTGAGCGCCAATAGCAGCCAACTGAATGGTTCGTTATCCACCACCTTCGGCGCCACGCCGGAGTATGTGCTGGATCTGCAATCGGAAAAACTGGATCTGGACGCGTTGCTGGGGCTGACGCACGCCGCCTCGTCGAGCGACGGCGGCGACAAAACGGTAATAGCCAAACCGGTGTTTTCGCATGATCAGCCGCCGGAACCTTATCAGGGGCTGCGTAGCTCGATTGCCAACGTGTCGGTGGCCGCTAATACGCTGATTTACCGCGGTATGACGGTCAACCAGTTTACCCTGCGGGGCAGCAATCAGCGCGGCAAGGTCCGGGTCACTGACTTTAGCGGTCAGGTGGGGGAAGGGCGTTTCTCATTGCCGGGGTCGATGGATGTGGGGGCGTCGCCGGCTATCACTATTCAGCCCACGCTGAAAGCGATGGAGCTGTCGACGTTGCTGCCGCTGTTCGGCCTGCCTGACGGCTTGCAGGGCAAACTCAGCCTGCAAGGACGGCTGAGCGGCGACGAGTTGTCGCGGCAAGCGCTGCTCTCACAATGGCGGGGAACGGCGTCGGTGCAGTTCGACCAGTTGCGGCTGTCGGGGCTGAACGTCCAGCAGTTGATCCAGCAGGCGGCGGCGCGCAGCAACAGCGGCGTTCAGACGCCGGACGACTACGCCCGCTACACCGACATTCGGCAGATGAGCGGCGACGCGACGCTCAACGCCGGCAAACTGGATTTGCAGTCATTAGCCGGGCAGTCCGAGGCGTTGACGGTGAACGGTGACGGTCAGTTCGACTTACCCGCCCAGCGTTGCGATATCAATCTGGATGTGCGCATAACGCAAGGGTGGAAAGGGGATAGCCAACTGGTGCAACTGCTGCAGGATACCGCTATTCCGTTCCGTCTGTACGGCGAATTCGGCAACCTGAACTACCAGTTGCAGGTCGAACAGTTGCTGCGTAAGCGGCTACAGGACGAGATGAAAAAACGCCTGAATGACTGGGCTGAGAAAAATCAGCCGGCCTCCAAAACCCCGGCGACGGGCATGTGACGCGCATCAGGTGTTTTCAGTGAAACAACAAAGGCGGCCGAGGCCGCCTTTGTTGTGCCCGCGTGCGGGTTGATGCGCTGCGGGGCTTACACCTCATAGTCCGGTTGCGGATGGGGTTCAGGGATGATCAACACCTTCACGATGCGGTGGCTTTCCACGGTCAGCACCTGGAACAGGGCATTGTCGATACGCACCTCATCGCCCTCCTGCGGGATTTTCTGCGCATACTCCATCAGTAAGCCGGCCAGCGTGTGGTATTCGCGCTTTTCGTTCAGTTGCAGCGGGATATACATCAGTAAATCTTCGACCGGCAGATAGCCGTTGGCGGTCAGGGTGCCGTCTTCGTTTTCCTGAATATCATGGCGGGCGTCCAGCTCTTCCCCTTCCAGCGGCAGATTGCCGGCGATGGTTTCCATGACATCGCTTAGCGTGACAATCCCTTCGACCGAGCCGAACTCGTCGGCCACAAAGGCAAAGTGCGTGTGCGCCTCACGGAACTGTTCCAGCGCGGACAGCAGCGACAATTGCTCCGGAAACACCAGCGGCTGGCGGATCAGCGCGCGCAGATTCAGCGCTTGCCCGTGCAACTGCTGACGCAGCAGATCGATCAGGTGCACCACGCCCAGCGGTTCGCTGGATACGTGGCTGTCGAACATCACCAGCCGGGTGTGCTGGTTTTTTTCCATCAGTTCGTGGAAGTCCACCGGGTCGATGTTGACGTCCACGTGTTCGATATCGTGGCGGATGGTCATGATGCTGCTGACTGAACGCTGCGACATGCCGAGCACGCGCTCGATCATGCGCTGTTCCTGCTGGTTGAACACCGGCTGGCCGGTGCTGCCGGTGTTATCCGCCACCCGGTCGGCGGCCTGTTTGTCCAGCTCTGCTTCCTCATGCTCGCCGCGCAGCAATCGCAATACCGCTTCCGCCGTACGCTGGCGTAACGGGGTCGATGAAGAGAGAAAACGTCGGCG is a window of Dickeya solani IPO 2222 DNA encoding:
- a CDS encoding TerC family protein → MEWIADPTIWAGLATLVVLELVLGIDNLVFIAILAEKLPEKSRDRARVVGLLLALLMRFVLLSSISWLVSLTHPLFTVYGHPFSARDLIMLVGGLFLLFKATVELNERLEGKDQAQQTQRKGARFWPVVAQIVVLDAIFSLDSVITAVGMTEHLPVMMAAVTIAIGLMLLASKPLTRFVNAHPTIVILCLSFLLMIGFSLVADAFGYPVPKGYLYAAIGFSVMIEMLNQLAQFNRRRFLSSSTPLRQRTAEAVLRLLRGEHEEAELDKQAADRVADNTGSTGQPVFNQQEQRMIERVLGMSQRSVSSIMTIRHDIEHVDVNIDPVDFHELMEKNQHTRLVMFDSHVSSEPLGVVHLIDLLRQQLHGQALNLRALIRQPLVFPEQLSLLSALEQFREAHTHFAFVADEFGSVEGIVTLSDVMETIAGNLPLEGEELDARHDIQENEDGTLTANGYLPVEDLLMYIPLQLNEKREYHTLAGLLMEYAQKIPQEGDEVRIDNALFQVLTVESHRIVKVLIIPEPHPQPDYEV
- the dcd gene encoding dCTP deaminase, whose amino-acid sequence is MRLCDRDIETWLDDGRLSITPRPPIERINGATVDVRLGNQFRVFSGHTAPFIDLSGPKDEVSAALDRVMSDEINLAEGDAFFLHPGELALAVTLESVTLPDNLVGWLDGRSSLARLGLMVHVTAHRIDPGWQGGIVLEFYNSGKLPLALRPGMIIGALSFEPLSGPAARPYNRREDAKYKDQQGAVASRIDKD
- the asmA gene encoding outer membrane assembly protein AsmA, with product MRRLFTALVILLVVLAAGMTALVVLINPNDFRAYMVRQVEARTGYRLNLDGDLRWHVWPQLSILSGNLSVSAPGAAAPLISAENMRLDVKLWPLLSHQLEVKQVMLKGAVIRLTSDSDARAAGPVPIAPGGTSSPEPETPWRFDINRVDVADSLLVFQRGNAPVLNVRDINLTMESDSARQVRVSLSSRFNRDQRDLSFSLNAMLNMQNYPQQIGADVGSVSYQLQGAGLPTEGISGKGTLRGSYQRQPEKLTISQFALSANSSQLNGSLSTTFGATPEYVLDLQSEKLDLDALLGLTHAASSSDGGDKTVIAKPVFSHDQPPEPYQGLRSSIANVSVAANTLIYRGMTVNQFTLRGSNQRGKVRVTDFSGQVGEGRFSLPGSMDVGASPAITIQPTLKAMELSTLLPLFGLPDGLQGKLSLQGRLSGDELSRQALLSQWRGTASVQFDQLRLSGLNVQQLIQQAAARSNSGVQTPDDYARYTDIRQMSGDATLNAGKLDLQSLAGQSEALTVNGDGQFDLPAQRCDINLDVRITQGWKGDSQLVQLLQDTAIPFRLYGEFGNLNYQLQVEQLLRKRLQDEMKKRLNDWAEKNQPASKTPATGM
- the udk gene encoding uridine kinase, producing the protein MTDKSRHCVIIGIAGASASGKSLIASTLYRELRDQVGDEHIGVIPEDSYYKDQSHLTMEERVKTNYDHPSAMDHSLLLQHLQMLKAGQPIELPQYSYVQHTRLQETVHLAPKKVIILEGILLLTDARLREEMNFSIFVDTPLDICLMRRMRRDVNERGRSMDSVMEQYKKTVRPMFLQFIEPSKQYADIIVPRGGKNRIAIDILKAKISQFFE
- the metG gene encoding methionine--tRNA ligase — encoded protein: MTQVANKILVTCALPYANGPIHLGHMLEHIQADIWVRYQRMRGNQVHFICADDAHGTPIMLKAQQMGVAPEQMIATVSQEHQQDFAGFNISYDNYHSTHSEENRELSGLIYRRLKENGFIKNRTISQLFDPEKSMFLPDRFVKGTCPKCKAPDQYGDNCEVCGATYSPTELIEPKSAVSGATPVMRESEHFFFDLPAFSDMLQSWTRSGALQEQVANKMQEWFDAGLQQWDITRDAPYFGFEVPDAPGKYFYVWLDAPIGYMGSFKNLCDKRSDINFDEFWRKDSSTELYHFIGKDIVYFHSLFWPAMLEGSGFRKPTNLFVHGYVTVNGAKMSKSRGTFIKADTYLKHLDADCLRYYYAAKLSSRIDDIDLNLEDFVQRVNADIVNKVVNLASRNAGFINKRFDGQLAGQLADPALYQTFIDAAQTIADAYSSRESGKAIREIMALADIANRYVDEQAPWVVAKQEGRDADLQAICSMGINLFRVLMTYLKPVLPSLTERTEAFLQTELRWDNLAQPLTSHQVGTFKALFNRIDIAQVQGMVEASKEEAAAAAAKPVSGPLADDPIQDTIDFADFDKVDMRVALIQKAEQVDGSDKLLRLTLDLGGQTRQVFSGIRAAYPDPSALEGRLTVMVANLAPRKMRFGVSEGMVMAAGPGGKDIFLLSPDSGAQPGMQIK
- the apbC gene encoding iron-sulfur cluster carrier protein ApbC, whose protein sequence is MNDKLPAQNPEMLRAMVNGVLSSFTHPTLKNNLTTLNALHHCALLDDVLHIELTMPFVWLSGLTDLKDSVSEELLRLCGAREVEWRLTHNIATLRRVNNQAGVNGVKNIIAVSSGKGGVGKSSTAVNMALALAAEGASVGILDADIYGPSIPTMLGAASERPTSPDGQHMAPIMAHGLATNSIGYLVTDDNAMVWRGPMASKALLQLLQDTLWPDLDYLVLDMPPGTGDIQLTLAQNVPVTGAVVVTTPQDIALVDAMKGIVMFEKVKVPVLGIVENMSVHICSNCGHLEPIFGTGGAQKLAEKYHCALLGQLPLHISLREDLDRGEPTVVSQPDSEFTQLYRELAGQVAAQLYWQGEVIPTEIAFRAV